One window of the Anopheles cruzii chromosome 2, idAnoCruzAS_RS32_06, whole genome shotgun sequence genome contains the following:
- the LOC128278165 gene encoding tyrosine kinase receptor Cad96Ca, with protein sequence MTSASALVHLSRCCALTIVWLVTISVLHQHGADSQELNTPPVILVDRHWRIRENTTVGSMITRVTADDNEDDKLEFGLDALVAGQDQPFVIDAHTGYVYLNKSVEGRAGQNFFVYVTVTDGSVTSKNEVYVNILAQNATGLYKSRPGAPQFTPNIDNIRKILPAGFNLPGIGTGHRPQVPLPPLPPEFTRRPPTATPVDSGEQDTLLTPPSPSPTKQTKTYPDPRPTAHLPSTGGEEATPVANGNTDLDTDSESPARSNATWGDRIPGRTSTKVPGQQPGHLHTTSSPTTTTHQHPVRAHPQEDASTVKILLPVIISVAIIFVSAGLIAICIFRKYLCAISKTLKKKNKIDKAKKSNQSNASSNVTASASINTTTEDSRNSIGLSHWSGPMAFSNRYTSPWERDANGHHLQATSQLSEESNGSLSAKDRWEFPRHRLKVFNILGEGAFGQVWRCEATDIDGHEGISVTAVKTLKENASEAERSDLLSELQVLKSLEPHINVVRLLGCCTEKDPIFVVLEYVNMGKLQTFLRNSRVEKHYGNTHGKSKILTSGDLTSFMFQVARGMDFLTSRGIIHRDLAARNILITDDHTCKVADFGFARDIVTSKVYERKSEGRLPIRWMATESLYDNIFTVKSDIWSFGILMWEIVTLGSTPYPGIAAADVMRKVRDGYRLEKPEHCRRELYNIMFYCWAHDAGERPGFPEVVEMLDRLLQTETDYIELERFPDHNYYNMLNMSGEKL encoded by the exons ATGACGTCAGCGTCGGCGCTGGTCCACCTTAGCCGGTGCTGTGCGCTGACGATCGTCTGGCTGGTAACGATCAGCGTTCTACACCAACACGGCGCAG ACTCCCAAGAGCTGAACACGCCGCCCGTGATTCTGGTGGATCGCCACTGGCGTATCCGGGAAAACACTACAGTGGGCAGCATGATCACGCGTGTCACGGCCGACGATAACGAGGACGACAAGCTGGAGTTCGGCCTTGacgcgctggtggccggccaggACCAACCGTTTGTGATCGACGCACACACGGGCTACGTGTACCTCAACAAGAGCGTCGAAGGTCGGGCGGGACAGAACTTTTTCGTCtacgtcaccgtcaccgacggCAGTGTCACGTCCAAGAACGAGGTGTACGTCAACATTCTCGCGCAGAACGCCACCGGACTGTACAAGAGCCGACCGGGGGCACCTCAGTTCACGCCGAACATTGACAACATACGCAAGATACTGCCGGCCGGCTTCAACCTGCCCGGGATCGGAACGGGCCACCGACCGCAGGTTCCactgccaccgctgccaccagAGTTCACCCGGCGACCTCCAACGGCAACGCCAGTTGACTCCGGTGAGCAGGACACACTCCTGACACCGCCATCACCGTCGCCCACCAAGCAGACCAAAACGTATCCCGAtccacggcccacggcccatTTGCCATCCACTGGCGGCGAGGAAGCGACACCCGTGGCCAATGGCAACACCGATCTGGATACGGATTCGGAGAGTCCGGCCCGCAGCAACGCCACCTGGGGCGATCGGATTCCGGGGCGGACCAGTACGAAAGTTCCGGGTCAACAACCCGGCCACTTGCACACAACCTCGAgcccgacgacaacgacgcaCCAGCACCCGGTCCGAGCCCATCCGCAGGAGGACGCGAGCACGGTCAAAATACTGCTGCCGGTCATCATCTCCGTGGCGATCATCTTCGTGAGTGCGGGCCTGATCGCGATCTGCATCTTCCGCAAGTACCTGTGCGCGATCAGCAAGAcgctgaagaagaagaacaaaatcGATAAAGCCAAAAAGTCAAACCAAagcaacgccagcagcaacgtCACCGCGTCCGCGTCCATCAACACGACCACCGAGGACAGCCGGAACTCGATCGGGCTCAGTCACTGGAGCGGCCCGATGGCGTTCAGCAACCGGTACACGTCGCCCTGGGAACGGGACGCAAACGGGCACCACCTACAGGCGACTTCGCAGCTGTCGGAGGAGTCGAACGGGTCACTGTCGGCGAAGGACCGCTGGGAGTTCCCGCGCCACCGGCTGAAGGTGTTCAACATCCTTGGCGAGGGTGCGTTCGGGCAGGTTTGGCGCTGCGAGGCGACCGACATCGATGGCCACGAGGGCATCTCCGTGACGGCGGTCAAGACGCTGAAAGAGAACGCAAGtgaagcggagcggagcgaccTACTGTCGGAGCTGCAGGTCCTGAAGTCGCTCGAGCCCCACATCAACGTGGTCCGCCTGCTCGGTTGCTGCACCGAGAAGGATCCGATCTTCGTCGTACTCGAGTACGTCAACATGGGCAAGCTGCAAACCTTCCTGCGGAACTCGCGCGTTGAAAA ACACTACGGCAACACTCACGGGAAGTCCAAAATACTCACCTCCGGCGATCTCACCTCGTTCATGTTCCAGGTGGCCCGAGGAATGGATTTCCTTACGTCGCGGGGG ATCATTCATCGCGATCTGGCCGCACGGAACATCCTGATCACCGACGACCACACGTGTAAGGTTGCGGACTTTGGGTTCGCGCGGGACATCGTCACGTCGAAGGTGTACGAGCGCAAGAGCGAGGGCCGGCTGCCGATCCGGTGGATGGCGACCGAGTCGCTGTACGACAACATTTTCACCGTCAAGTCCGACATCTGGAGCTTCGGCATCCTGATGTGGGAGATCGTGACGCTCGGCTCGACGCCCTACCCGGGCATCGCGGCGGCCGACGTGATGCGCAAGGTGCGCGACGGCTACCGGCTCGAGAAGCCGGAGCACTGCCGCCGCGAGCTGTACAACATCATGTTCTACTGCTGGGCGCACGACGCCGGCGAGCGACCCGGCTTCCCGGAGGTGGTCGAGATGCTCGACCGGCTGCTCCAGACCGAAACCGACTACATCGAACTGGAGCGGTTCCCTGACCACAACTACTACAACATGCTCAACATGAGCGGCGAGAAGCTGTGA